The window GATAAAAAAAAACGGAAGGATGCTGGATATAGGATGCGCATTTGGGTTCTCCCTTGAGGCCGCAGAGAAGAGAGGATGGGATGTTTACGGTATGGAGCTTTCGGGATTTTCCGCATCCGTAGCAAAAGAAAGATTTGGAGAAAGAATCAAAGAAAGTTTAAGTGAATTTGATGACGGCTTCTTCAATGTAATAACAATGTTTGATCTCATCGAACATCTGCCTTCACCTGTTGGTATTTTAAAGGAAATAAAAAGAATATTGGCTAATCAGGGAGTCGTGCTACTCAGTACCCCCAATATAAAAAGCCTTTCATCAAGACTGATGGGAAAAAAATGGTTTCATGTCAAATGTGAACACCTCTACTATTTTGATCCTGACACCATAAGGCTTTTTTTTCATAAAGAGGAATTCAATGTGGTTAAAGTAATTCCTGCAGTAAAGGCTTTTAACCTTGACTATATCCGGTTCCAGCTCAGCACCTATCAATTGCCATTGATGACACCACTTACAAATGGCTTATGCAAAATTCTGCCTGAATGGTACCTCAATAAGAACGCCTTTTTCCGGATCGGTGAAATGCTTGTTTTTGTAAGGGCGCTGTAAATGGCAAAGATAGCCTTTGTCCAGAACCTCGCATATGAATATCTGGGTGTTATGTACCTTTCATCTGTCTTGAAAAAAGCAGGGCATGATGTTGAAATATTCATCGGTGATGGCGGGAAACGTTTGATTGAAGAAGTAATTGAATATGATCCCGGCATTGTAGCTTTTTCCTGCACTACTGGACTGCATCGGTGGTGCCTCAAAATGGCAGAAGATTTAAAAAAAAGAAGCAGGGCATTCATGGTGCTTGGCGGTCCGCACCCGACATTCTTTCCCGAGATGATAATGTCGCCCGGTGTTGACGGAGTATGTATTGGCGAGGGGGAAGCCCCGTTACTTGAACTTGCCGGCGGGATTTCAAATAGTGAGGATATAAGTGGAATAAGAAACTGGTGGTTGAAATTACCCGGTGAGAATATCATAAAAAATGAGATAAGGAATCTCATTGAAGACCTGGATTCACTTCCATTCCCGGATAGAGAGCTATATTCCAGGAGATATCCTTCTATAAATAAATCCCAGAAGGCATTTATTACTGCCAGAGGATGTCCGTTTAACTGCTCCTTTTGCTTCAACCATGCCATGAAAAAGATTTATGCAGGAAAAGGAAAATATGTAAGAAGAAGAAGTATTAAGAATGTAATTGAGGAAATAAAGGAAGTAAAAAATAATTATAATCTTAAAGTAGTATATATTCAGGATGATACTTTCACACTTGATAAAGAATGGATCAGGGAATTTTCGGATGTATACAAAAGTGAAATTGCCCTCCCTTTTATCTGCCTGATCAGGGCTGACACAACTGATGAAGAAACGATAAGATTATTAAAAAATGCAAATTGCACTAGGGTTTTTTTTGGCATTGAGTCAGGGGACGAAGGTTTAAGGAATAATCTCCTTTCAAAAGGAGTGACTGATAAGGAGATATTTGAAACCGCGGCATTACTAAAGAAATATAAAATACCTTTCAGGACATATAATATGCTGGGTCTTCCCGGAGAAACGATTGAACAGGCTTTTAAGACTATAGATATAAATGTGAAAATTGGGACAGATTACCCCTGGTGTTCTTTGTTTCAGCCTTATCCACGGACAGTTCTTGGAGAATCCGCAGTAACAATGGGATATTTAGATAGAGAGAGTAATATAGCCGAATCCTCTTTTTTTAGGACAACTGTTTTAAAATCTCCTCAAAGCAGGGAGCTCGCAAATTTACAAAAATTATTTTTCTGGAACGTAAAAATCCCCATCTTTAAACCGCTTATTGGTAAACTAATCAAGTTACCGTCAAATTTTGTTTTTGATATATTTTTTCTGATTGGATATGGATATTGTTTTTTAAGAAGTGAAAGCTTTACTTTAAAGGAACTCATGACAATTGGTGTGAACAATCTTAAAAGATTCTTTTTTTCTTCCTCTTCTTAAGAAAAATGCTTAAAAAAACTACATATATCTTCTGTTGCATTCTTATTGCAGAGTTTGCCTTCTTTCTATGGTCTAACTATAGACTTACATCTACTCTCAATCTCCCAACTGATGACGGCTATATTTATTTAAATTATATAAAAAATGCGGCTGAAGGGCATTTTTTTGAATATAACATTGGAGAAAAAAGTGGAGGGGTAACGGGTTTTTTATGGTATGTGGTACTGACTCCTGTTTTTTTTATTTCACGGTTTTTTTTCAGCGATATTTATAAGGCTCTTCTTTTTGCCAATTATTTTTCAGGTCTTGTTCTCCTTGTTTTGTCGCTTATTGTTCTTCTGCGGTTATCTTATTATCTGTCAGAGTCTGAGTATGTACCTGTTGTATGCGGTATATTGTTCATAGTGAATTCAAAGCTGATCTGGGGAGCTTTGAGCGGAATGGAAGTACCTCTTACAGCTTTTATGATTCTCATATCATTAAATTATTTTTTTAAAGATTATGACAAAGGGAAATTCAAGTGGAGTCTGTTATTATTGGGATTATGCGGATGGACAAGAGAAGAGCTTTATATCCTTCCGTCTCTGGCTGTAATTTTCCTTTTCCTTGAGCATTTCGGTATTGTATCAAGAATTTTTGGCATTGATATCGATAACAAAAGAATCAGTTTACGTGACTTGATTAAATCCATAATCATTCCTGCTCCGATAGCAGTTATCCCGCTTTTCCTATACTGGTATTTTACAGGACTTCTATTCCCAACCCCATTTTATATCTATGTTCCGGAGGGGTATAATATAAACAATCTTTGGGCCGGCTATCTTGCTATGGCTGATCAGCTTGACCTATATCATATATTTTTATATCTCTTTGCTCTCATTGGGTTGGTCTTTATCATTGCAAAGAAAATCAGACTTTTGGACAATTTATTCTCAGCAACATTTGTTTTTACATTTTTTACCTGGAAGGCTTTAAAATCTATTTATCTCGGGACGGTTTTTAGATATGTAACACCTTATGATCCGTTAATTTCTATTGCAGCCTCGATCGGTTTGTTTGCATTAGGTGAATCTATTTATAGAAATG is drawn from Candidatus Schekmanbacteria bacterium and contains these coding sequences:
- a CDS encoding class I SAM-dependent methyltransferase, with the protein product MNNSPCIICGTEKKKSVYLMDGYHLVKCASCGLVSADPQPDDEALRGFYNENYYDSWGGLNRLEAVRKMKMSTFNKWFDELEKIKKNGRMLDIGCAFGFSLEAAEKRGWDVYGMELSGFSASVAKERFGERIKESLSEFDDGFFNVITMFDLIEHLPSPVGILKEIKRILANQGVVLLSTPNIKSLSSRLMGKKWFHVKCEHLYYFDPDTIRLFFHKEEFNVVKVIPAVKAFNLDYIRFQLSTYQLPLMTPLTNGLCKILPEWYLNKNAFFRIGEMLVFVRAL
- a CDS encoding B12-binding domain-containing radical SAM protein, with the translated sequence MAKIAFVQNLAYEYLGVMYLSSVLKKAGHDVEIFIGDGGKRLIEEVIEYDPGIVAFSCTTGLHRWCLKMAEDLKKRSRAFMVLGGPHPTFFPEMIMSPGVDGVCIGEGEAPLLELAGGISNSEDISGIRNWWLKLPGENIIKNEIRNLIEDLDSLPFPDRELYSRRYPSINKSQKAFITARGCPFNCSFCFNHAMKKIYAGKGKYVRRRSIKNVIEEIKEVKNNYNLKVVYIQDDTFTLDKEWIREFSDVYKSEIALPFICLIRADTTDEETIRLLKNANCTRVFFGIESGDEGLRNNLLSKGVTDKEIFETAALLKKYKIPFRTYNMLGLPGETIEQAFKTIDINVKIGTDYPWCSLFQPYPRTVLGESAVTMGYLDRESNIAESSFFRTTVLKSPQSRELANLQKLFFWNVKIPIFKPLIGKLIKLPSNFVFDIFFLIGYGYCFLRSESFTLKELMTIGVNNLKRFFFSSSS